In Citrus sinensis cultivar Valencia sweet orange chromosome 4, DVS_A1.0, whole genome shotgun sequence, one DNA window encodes the following:
- the LOC107177796 gene encoding protein FAR1-RELATED SEQUENCE 5-like gives MVFFSIDLDEEDRLKNVFWADPRSRAAYKYFGDVITFDSAYITNKYDMPFTPFVGVNHHGQSILLGCILISREDTETFTWLFEVWLSCMSDSPPFSIITDQDKAMQKAIENVFSTTRYRWCLWHIMKKVPDKLWAFKEHECIISSLLSAVYDSLSSDAFEEAWHGMSTTQLSESMNAFFDGFFNSKINLKHFVKQYENALRRKAELEWQADAKCFSKRIPCVSRYEMERQVEEVYTISKFKEFQEELTALMYFDILDFVGSIYKIIESFGQGRRGIFEVVFEEAECEVNCIGSKFQFRGILCRHALAVLIRDLVELLLERYILSRWRKNVRRCYSKVKVSYGVQNLSIQ, from the exons ATGGTTTTTTTTAGCATTGATTTGGATGAAGAGGATCGATTAAAGAATGTGTTTTGGGCAGATCCAAGGAGTAGGGCAGcttacaaatattttggagATGTCATCACATTTGACAGTGCATATATAACCAACAAGTATGACATGCCATTCACGCCCTTTGTCGGAGTTAATCACCATGGACAATCTATTTTGTTAGGATGCATATTGATTTCACGCGAGGATACAGAGACATTTACGTGGTTATTTGAGGTGTGGCTATCATGCATGTCTGATTCTCCTCCTTTTAGTATCATTACAGATCAAGACAAGGCAATGCAAAAGGcaattgaaaatgttttttctaCTACTAGGTATCGATGGTGTTTATGGCACATAATGAAGAAGGTGCCTGATAAGTTATGGGCTTTTAAAGAACATGAATGTATTATATCTTCCCTGCTTTCTGCTGTTTATGATTCACTGAGTTCTGATGCGTTTGAGGAAGCTTGGCATG GAATGTCAACAACTCAGCTAAGTGAAAGTATGAATGCATTTTTTGATGGgttttttaactcaaaaataaatttgaaacattttgTGAAGcaatatgaaaatgcattGAGGAGGAAAGCTGAATTAGAATGGCAAGCAGATGCCAAGTGTTTCAGTAAAAGGATACCATGTGTATCAAGATATGAGATGGAGAGGCAAGTTGAAGAGGTGTACACCATTTCCAAGTTTAAAGAATTCCAAGAAGAATTGACTGCTCTGatgtattttgatatattGGATTTTGTAGgatcaatatataaaataattgaatcatTTGGGCAAGGTCGGAGAGGCATCTTTGAGGTTGTTTTCGAAGAAGCTGAGTGTGAAGTTAATTGTATCGGTTCAAAATTCCAGTTTAGGGGGATTCTTTGCAGGCATGCCCTTGCAGTGCTGATACGTGACTTAGTTGAATTACTTCTAGAAAGATACATTTTATCAAGGTGGAGGAAAAATGTGAGGAGATGCTATAGTAAGGTGAAAGTTAGTTATGGTGTGCAGAATTTGTCTATCCAGTAA
- the LOC107177795 gene encoding uncharacterized protein LOC107177795, with amino-acid sequence MENLENEHAFEELQETRANDVDEIVQPNKCEPTLGMLFDSHEELFAFCKTYRKQEGFPVKVRSTKKGIDGIVKYATFACRRSDKSESKSANVLKPKPNVKNGCDAKIGGCLNEDGKWVL; translated from the coding sequence atGGAGAATTTGGAAAATGAGCATGCATTTGAAGAGTTGCAAGAAACAAGAGCTAACGATGTAGATGAAATTGTGCAACCGAACAAATGTGAGCCAACTCTTGGAATGTTATTTGATAGTCATGAAGAACTGTTTGCATTTTGCAAAACTTATCGTAAACAAGAGGGGTTTCCTGTGAAGGTTCGAAGTACTAAGAAGGGGATTGATGGAATTGTAAAATATGCGACATTTGCATGTAGGCGTAGCGACAAGTCAGAAAGTAAATCTGCTAATGTATTGAAGCCGAAACCGAATGTGAAAAATGGTTGTGATGCAAAAATTGGAGGTTGTCTAAATGAAGATGGAAAATGGGTTCTTTGA
- the LOC102622085 gene encoding putative B3 domain-containing protein Os04g0346900 isoform X2 translates to MAYRPPQFFKVILPLSLEHKKLRIPPKFVRDFGHELSEDATLAVPNGRPWRVRLKRDEGGVWFDDGWYDFAKYYSVSAGYISIFKYGKNSNFRVLIFDFTACEINYKREEGSKLDKRSRQSAANYSFENFKAKHKYRECEPQIKKCRKEELVEKNESDDGGGGGGGDIEYNLWDLLTEMGICISKKHRAFSTVESKRVLKIARSLNLKYPTSLIILPSSSITHNRVYVPATFAKHFASRDAKSMEVRVSNERHKFMNMNVCWRENGGFALSMTELVEDENLKEGDIFIFELISKRVAVLNLSIYHL, encoded by the exons ATGGCTTATCGTCCCCCGCAGTTCTTCAAGGTTATTCTTCCCCTTTCACTGGAACACAAGAAgctg CGGATTCCACCAAAGTTTGTGAGAGATTTTGGGCACGAACTTTCTGAAGATGCCACCCTTGCTGTACCTAATGGTCGTCCTTGGCGAGTACGTTTGAAAAGAGATGAGGGGGGTGTTTGGTTTGATGATGGCTGGTATGATTTCGCAAAATATTATTCAGTCTCTGCCGGGTACATTTCGATCTTCAAGTATGGCAAGAATTCAAATTTTCGTGTTCTTATATTCGATTTCACCGCTTGTGAGATTAATTACAAGCGTGAAGAAGGTTCAAAGCTTGACAAAAGAAGTCGTCAATCTGCTGCTAATTATTCCTTTGAGAACTTCAAAGCGAAGCACAAGTACCGTGAGTGTGAGCCACAAATCAAGAAGTGCAGAAAGGAGGAGCTTGTGGAGAAAAATGAGTCAGATGATGGTGggggtggtggtggtggtgatatTGAATATAATTTGTGGGATTTACTTACAGAAATGGGAATATGTATTTCCAAAAAACACAGAGCTTTTTCGACAGTAGAAAGCAAGAGAGTGCTCAAAATCGCCAGATCACTGAATCTGAAATATCCCACATCATTGATCATCTTGCCGTCAAGTTCAATAACGCACAATCGTGTG TATGTTCCAGCCACCTTTGCTAAACATTTTGCGAGCAGGGATGCCAAATCTATGGAGGTGCGAGTTTCTAATGAAAGACACAAGTTTATGAATATGAACGTTTGTTGGAGAGAAAATGGTGGCTTTGCTCTATCGATGACTGAACTTGTGGAGGATGAGAATTTGAAAGAAGGAGACATTTTCATCTTTGAACTTATCAGCAAAAGGGTTGCTGTTTTGAACCTTTCAATATATCATCTGtaa
- the LOC102622085 gene encoding pentatricopeptide repeat-containing protein At5g50990 isoform X1: MRKNGMKMLSRQSPMAIQSTSSRSSLSWPQGLHHECKDHRALCGVLESCKCNLELRVVSQTHTRIIKCGFETYPSVVASLMSAYKHCDKFGLANRILDEVSLSDFNLVTMNIIIENCMRIGECEVAKKVFCKMPDKDVVSWNSMIGGFVRNARFDEALRFFREMLSSKVEPDKFTFASVIYGCARLGALNHAYWVHNLIIEKKIELNFILSAALIDMYSKCGKIQMAKEVFDTVQRNDVSVWNAMISGVAIHGLAADASAIFTKMEMFNVLPDSITFLGLLTACSHCGLVEEGCKYFDHMRSRYSIQPQLEHYGAMVDLLGRAGHIEEAYGLITSMTMEPDVVVWRALLSACRTFKRLELGEVAIANISRLMGGDYVLLSNMYCYLKRWDTAENVREIMKKKGVRKSQGKSWLELAGVIHQFKAGDRSHPEAQAIDKILGSLIQRTKSEGFLPATELVLMDVCEEEKEGNLYHHSEKLALAYGILKTSPGTEIRISKNLRICHDCHSWIKMISRLLRRVIIVRDRIRFHRFEGGLCSCGDYW, from the exons ATGAGGAAAAATGGAATGAAGATGCTTAGTAGGCAGTCTCCCATGGCAATCCAATCCACCAGCTCCCGCAGTTCACTCTCGTGGCCTCAGGGCTTACACCATGAATGTAAAG ATCATCGAGCCCTCTGCGGTGTTCTTGAATCCTGTAAGTGCAACTTGGAACTTAGAGTTGTGAGTCAAACCCACACTAGAATTATTAAATGTGGTTTTGAAACTTACCCATCAGttgttgcttctctgatgtcAGCTTATAAGCATTGTGATAAATTCGGTCTTGCTAATCGAATTCTAGATGAAGTTTCTCTTTCGGACTTTAATTTGGTTACTATGAACATAATCATTGAAAATTGTATGAGAATTGGAGAATGTGAGGTTGCCAAGAAGGTGTTTTGCAAAATGCCAGATAAAGATGTGGTGTCGTGGAACTCTATGATTGGAGGCTTTGTTAGAAATGCACGGTTTGATGAGGCTTTGAGATTCTTCAGGGAGATGCTTAGCTCGAAAGTTGAACCAGACAAGTTTACTTTTGCATCCGTCATTTATGGGTGTGCACGACTTGGAGCTCTTAATCATGCATATTGGGTGCATAATCTGattattgagaaaaaaattgaactgaATTTCATACTGAGTGCAGCCCTGATAGATATGTATTCAAAATGCGGTAAAATTCAAATGGCCAAAGAAGTTTTTGATACTGTTCAACGAAATGATGTCTCCGTTTGGAATGCAATGATTAGCGGGGTAGCAATCCATGGACTTGCTGCCGATGCAAGTGCTATATTCACAAAAATGGAGATGTTTAATGTTTTACCTGATTCTATAACCTTCCTTGGACTTTTGACAGCATGTAGCCATtgcggtttggttgaagaGGGTTGCAAATACTTTGATCATATGAGAAGTCGTTATTCAATTCAGCCGCAACTAGAGCATTATGGAGCAATGGTTGATCTCTTAGGTCGAGCTGGACATATTGAAGAGGCTTATGGTTTGATTACTTCTATGACAATGGAACCAGATGTCGTTGTCTGGAGGGCCCTTCTTAGTGCTTGTAGAACTTTCAAAAGACTGGAATTGGGTGAAGTTGCCATTGCCAATATATCTCGTCTCATGGGTGGAGATTATGTCTTGCTTTCAAATATGTATTGCTATCTAAAAAGATGGGATACCGCTGAGAATGTAagagaaattatgaaaaagaaaggagtTCGTAAAAGTCAGGGAAAGAGTTGGTTGGAGTTGGCAGGTGTCATTCACCAGTTCAAGGCTGGTGATAGATCCCATCCAGAAGCTCAAGCAATAGACAAAATATTAGGAAGTTTGATCCAGCGGACCAAGTCAGAGGGATTTTTGCCTGCAACAGAATTGGTTTTGATGGATGTCTGTGAAGAGGAAAAGGAGGGAAATTTGTATCATCACAGTGAAAAGTTGGCTTTGGCCTATGGAATCCTTAAAACAAGCCCGGGCACCGAAATAAGGATTTCAAAAAATCTACGGATCTGTCATGACTGTCACAGTTGGATAAAGATGATTTCAAGGCTATTAAGAAGAGTAATTATAGTAAGGGATCGGATTCGTTTTCACCGGTTTGAAGGTGGTTTATGTTCCTGTGGAGACTATTGGTAG
- the LOC102621304 gene encoding CRAL-TRIO domain-containing protein YKL091C-like produces the protein MMMMSCEYMKSNIDEKEETKIRLMRALVEKQDPSSKEVDDPTLRRFLRARDLDVEKASGMFLKYLKWRQTFVPNGSISLSEVPNELSQNKMFMQGFDKKGRPIATVLGARHFQNKLGGLEEFKRFVVYILDKICSRMPPGQEKFVVIGDLKGWGYSNSDLRAYLGALSILQDYYPERLGKLFIVHAPYIFMTVWKIVYPFIDNNTKKKIVFVQDKKLKSTLLEEIDESQIPEIYGGQLPLVPIQET, from the exons atgatgatgatgagttgtGAGTatatgaaaagcaacattgacGAGAAGGAGGAGACCAAAATACGTCTCATGAGAGCCCTTGTTGAGAAGCAGGATCCCTCTTCCAAG GAAGTTGATGATCCGACGCTAAGAAGGTTTTTGCGGGCTCGCGACTTGGACGTAGAGAAGGCTTCTGGTATGTTCCTCAAGTACCTGAAATGGAGACAGACTTTTGTTCCAAATGGTTCCATTTCTTTATCAGAGGTCCCAAATGAACTTTCCCAGAACAAGATGTTTATGCAAGGGTTTGATAAGAAAGGACGACCTATAGCTACAGTTCTTGGTGCAAGAcatttccaaaataaattaggaGGTCTTGAGGAATTCAAGC GTTTTGTGGTCTATATTCTTGACAAAATATGCTCAAG GATGCCACCTGGACAAGAGAAGTTCGTTGTGATCGGAGACCTTAAAGGGTGGGGATATTCAAACAGTGATCTCCGAGCATACCTTGGAGCTCTTTCCATTCTGCAGGACTACTACCCAGAAAGACTTGGGAAGTTGTTTATTGTGCATGCTCCATACATATTCATGACAGTATGGAAAATTGTTTACCCTTTTATCGACAACAATACTAAGAAGAAG ATAGTATTTGTGCAGGACAAGAAGCTAAAATCAACTCTGCTGGAAGAGATAGACGAGAGTCAGATACCTGAAATATATGGAGGCCAACTGCCTTTGGTTCCCATTCAAGAgacataa